Proteins encoded by one window of Chryseobacterium foetidum:
- the trmD gene encoding tRNA (guanosine(37)-N1)-methyltransferase TrmD: MRIDIISVLPELMESPFQTSILKRAVDKGIAEVHFHQLRDWSINKHRQIDDEPYGGGAGMVMMIEPIDKCISELKAQRDYDEVIYLTPDGVTLNQKIANTLSIKNNLIFLCGHYKGIDQRVRELHITKEISIGDYVLTGGELAACVLADSVIRLLPGVLNDEQSALTDSFQDNLLSPPIYTRPEVYKGLEVPKILLSGNSKIIEDWRYDEAVRITTEKRPDLL, encoded by the coding sequence ATGAGAATTGACATTATAAGCGTACTTCCCGAGCTCATGGAAAGTCCATTTCAAACATCTATCCTGAAAAGAGCTGTGGATAAAGGCATTGCCGAAGTTCATTTTCATCAGCTCCGCGACTGGTCAATCAACAAACACCGTCAGATCGACGATGAACCTTATGGCGGCGGTGCAGGAATGGTGATGATGATTGAGCCTATCGACAAATGCATTTCTGAACTGAAAGCTCAGCGTGATTACGACGAAGTAATTTATCTCACTCCGGACGGCGTTACTTTAAACCAAAAAATCGCCAATACACTTTCCATTAAAAACAATCTGATTTTTCTGTGCGGCCATTACAAAGGCATCGATCAGCGCGTGAGAGAACTTCATATCACCAAAGAAATCTCCATCGGTGATTACGTTTTGACGGGAGGGGAACTTGCTGCCTGCGTTTTGGCTGACTCTGTAATAAGACTACTTCCCGGTGTTTTGAATGATGAGCAAAGTGCGTTAACAGATAGTTTTCAGGATAATCTTTTGTCTCCGCCAATTTACACCAGACCCGAAGTTTATAAAGGTCTTGAAGTACCGAAAATTCTGTTGAGCGGGAATTCTAAAATAATTGAAGACTGGCGCTACGATGAGGCTGTACGCATCACCACAGAGAAAAGGCCTGACTTACTGTAG
- a CDS encoding glycoside hydrolase family 25 protein, with protein MKRKKYTRKVAAKRHKNTRKRANLRRIMVLAVLVLTLLGTGFFLKQKISYYYALYFNKTAHKKLKNSEREAARIQKIISENLDKTYGLDISHYQNKEDITWDSLSIGNKTIPLEFVVMRATMGNRNADKHFNDFWEQAKKHELIRGAYHFYRADEDPVRQANNFLENVKLEAGDLPPILDIEKIPRKKSKEKLVEDLKVWCKIVEETYGKKPIIYTYYHYYKDFLKGEFDDYPLWLANYNDVPTPSPDDHFDFWQFTENGIVHGINTKVDLDLYNGSLWSLKSLTLD; from the coding sequence ATGAAAAGAAAAAAATACACCAGAAAAGTTGCCGCAAAACGTCATAAAAATACCCGAAAAAGAGCCAATCTCCGCAGGATTATGGTGCTGGCTGTGCTTGTGTTGACGCTTTTGGGAACCGGTTTTTTTCTAAAACAGAAAATCTCTTATTATTATGCTCTGTATTTTAATAAAACGGCTCACAAAAAACTTAAAAATTCTGAGCGTGAAGCAGCGAGAATTCAGAAAATCATCAGCGAAAATTTAGATAAAACTTACGGGCTTGATATTTCGCACTATCAAAACAAAGAAGATATTACTTGGGACAGTTTAAGTATTGGCAATAAAACCATTCCTTTAGAATTTGTTGTGATGAGAGCTACGATGGGAAACCGCAATGCTGATAAACATTTCAATGATTTTTGGGAGCAGGCTAAAAAGCATGAACTGATCCGTGGGGCTTACCATTTTTACCGCGCTGATGAAGATCCTGTAAGACAAGCGAACAACTTTCTTGAAAATGTGAAACTTGAAGCAGGCGATCTCCCTCCAATTTTAGATATTGAAAAAATTCCGAGGAAAAAATCTAAGGAAAAATTGGTTGAAGATTTGAAAGTCTGGTGTAAAATAGTGGAAGAAACGTACGGCAAAAAGCCCATTATTTACACCTACTATCATTATTACAAAGATTTTCTGAAAGGTGAATTTGATGATTATCCGCTGTGGTTAGCCAATTACAACGATGTTCCTACACCGTCACCCGATGATCATTTTGATTTCTGGCAATTTACAGAAAACGGAATCGTGCACGGCATCAACACCAAAGTTGATCTGGATCTGTACAACGGAAGCCTGTGGTCACTGAAAAGTTTGACTTTGGATTGA
- a CDS encoding 8-amino-7-oxononanoate synthase, producing the protein MDYTFKIYQSAKELPMDWENIIAQHNTLLSRPYFEVLEDAKPENMECFFAAFFSGEILIGGALFQYLSFTHHQTFQKGEIYCDVKNYLAKKFSKDVLFVGNNMLTGQNGFYFDSTKISTKQASFLLGEATEYMQKTYRKSSLIIYKDFQSKFIELFQSKNHDKYFRFSVQPNMMLKLKDSWGTFDDYLNDFSTKYRSRANTARKKSKEIEKKELDLNEIKKHSERINFLYQNVADNAPFNTFFLPENHFYRLKESMEDNFRVFGYFLHGEMIGFYTLILNNDDVDTYFLGYDKNLQKEKQIYLNMLLDMVKFGIDEKFSRIIFGRTALEIKSTIGAEPFEIFGLIKHNNFMINPFMERIFPSISPKTEWVQRKPFK; encoded by the coding sequence ATGGATTACACTTTTAAAATCTATCAGTCAGCAAAAGAGCTTCCCATGGATTGGGAAAACATTATAGCTCAACACAATACACTTCTTTCAAGACCTTATTTTGAAGTGCTTGAAGATGCAAAACCGGAAAATATGGAGTGTTTTTTCGCTGCATTTTTTTCCGGTGAAATTCTGATTGGTGGAGCGTTATTCCAATATTTAAGTTTTACGCATCATCAGACTTTTCAAAAAGGCGAAATCTATTGTGATGTTAAAAATTATTTAGCCAAAAAATTCAGTAAAGACGTTTTATTTGTAGGAAATAATATGCTTACCGGACAGAATGGTTTTTATTTTGACAGCACAAAAATCAGCACAAAACAGGCATCTTTTTTACTGGGCGAAGCGACAGAATATATGCAGAAGACTTACAGAAAGTCGTCTTTGATCATTTATAAAGATTTCCAGAGCAAGTTTATCGAACTTTTTCAGAGTAAAAATCACGACAAATATTTCAGGTTTTCTGTACAGCCGAATATGATGTTGAAACTTAAAGATTCATGGGGAACTTTCGATGATTATTTAAATGATTTTTCAACCAAATACAGAAGCAGAGCCAATACGGCGAGAAAAAAATCAAAGGAAATAGAAAAGAAAGAATTAGATTTAAATGAAATTAAAAAACACAGCGAACGAATCAATTTTCTCTATCAAAATGTAGCTGATAACGCACCCTTCAATACATTTTTTCTTCCTGAAAATCATTTCTACAGACTCAAAGAATCAATGGAAGACAATTTCAGAGTTTTTGGATATTTCCTTCATGGTGAAATGATTGGTTTTTATACTTTAATTCTGAATAATGATGATGTTGATACTTATTTTTTAGGTTACGACAAAAACCTTCAGAAAGAAAAGCAAATCTACCTGAATATGCTTTTGGATATGGTAAAATTCGGGATTGATGAGAAGTTTTCAAGAATTATTTTCGGCAGAACAGCTTTAGAAATAAAATCCACCATCGGCGCCGAACCCTTTGAAATTTTCGGATTGATAAAACACAATAATTTCATGATCAATCCTTTTATGGAAAGAATTTTTCCTTCAATATCTCCAAAAACAGAATGGGTTCAGAGAAAACCATTTAAGTAA
- a CDS encoding alpha/beta fold hydrolase — MKKLNILILLLSAFWLQAQIVSGTVLSKEENTPIPYVKVGVEKENIGIISDEKGRFSIDFSKVNPSAKVRIDVAGYETYTESVENFLKQNDRKIFLNEKIKNIQEVKITPKKFVDKNWGVNTKTKSVMYSVNPELSKDNFLGETALEFKASKKSKIKNIHLNIASITADRPIIMRYTIYSEKNGMPGESILDEEITVELTKDKIIDDTFTLDVNDQNIWVQGKFFVGIQFLKEFEGRLNISAALFRTGYLRKFYGNWEKITMAAPAINIDVKVDKNGKNEMQESDENDGHLSNLIPDVSKYHMEAEQSIYGKNTSSGKVLKLKDADLYYETYGEGEPLLLLHGNSGSIRDFYQQIPELSKYFKVIAVDTRAQGKSTDKTKKDFTYKLFADDMKALVDDLGLKKVNIAGWSDGGTTGLEFALKYPENLNKLITIGANATVDGIDDELITTFKLNLKAMQFENNPQKFNELRLLKLMLKEPNISTRDLNKIQSEVLVIAGERDVIKPAHSELISKEIPNAKLKIYKDATHMIPFENADELNKDIIEFLKK, encoded by the coding sequence ATGAAGAAACTCAATATTTTAATTCTGCTGTTGTCTGCGTTTTGGCTACAGGCTCAGATCGTTTCCGGAACTGTTTTGTCTAAAGAAGAAAACACTCCGATCCCTTACGTAAAAGTAGGTGTTGAAAAAGAAAACATTGGAATCATCAGTGATGAGAAAGGTCGGTTTTCTATTGATTTTTCAAAGGTAAACCCTTCTGCCAAAGTAAGAATTGATGTTGCAGGTTACGAAACTTATACAGAAAGTGTTGAGAATTTTCTAAAACAAAACGACCGAAAAATTTTTCTGAATGAAAAAATCAAAAATATTCAGGAAGTAAAGATTACACCTAAAAAATTCGTTGATAAAAACTGGGGCGTGAATACGAAAACGAAGAGTGTCATGTATTCTGTAAATCCAGAGTTAAGCAAAGATAATTTTTTAGGTGAAACCGCTCTGGAATTTAAGGCAAGCAAGAAATCCAAGATTAAAAACATTCATCTGAATATCGCAAGCATCACTGCTGACCGTCCCATCATCATGCGCTACACCATTTATAGTGAAAAAAATGGCATGCCGGGAGAAAGTATATTAGATGAAGAAATTACTGTCGAACTGACGAAGGATAAAATTATAGATGATACCTTTACTTTGGATGTCAATGACCAGAATATTTGGGTTCAGGGTAAATTTTTTGTCGGAATTCAGTTTTTAAAAGAATTTGAGGGAAGACTGAATATCAGTGCTGCACTTTTCAGAACCGGTTATCTCAGAAAATTTTACGGCAACTGGGAAAAAATAACTATGGCTGCCCCCGCGATTAACATTGATGTAAAAGTAGACAAAAACGGAAAAAATGAAATGCAGGAATCTGATGAAAATGATGGCCATCTTTCAAATCTTATTCCTGATGTAAGCAAATATCACATGGAAGCAGAACAGTCAATTTACGGGAAAAATACTTCTTCAGGAAAAGTTTTGAAACTGAAAGATGCAGATTTGTACTACGAAACTTATGGTGAAGGCGAGCCTCTGCTTTTGCTCCACGGAAACTCAGGGAGCATCAGGGATTTTTATCAGCAGATTCCTGAACTGTCGAAGTATTTTAAAGTGATAGCCGTTGACACCCGAGCGCAGGGAAAAAGTACGGACAAAACAAAAAAAGACTTTACGTACAAACTTTTCGCTGATGATATGAAGGCTTTGGTGGATGATTTAGGATTAAAAAAAGTAAACATTGCCGGCTGGAGCGATGGTGGAACTACAGGACTTGAGTTTGCGTTGAAATATCCTGAAAATCTGAATAAACTGATTACCATCGGAGCCAACGCCACCGTTGATGGAATCGATGATGAACTGATCACAACATTCAAATTGAATCTTAAAGCAATGCAGTTTGAAAATAATCCCCAGAAATTCAATGAACTGAGATTGCTTAAACTGATGTTGAAAGAGCCGAATATTTCGACCAGGGATTTAAATAAAATTCAATCTGAAGTTCTGGTGATTGCCGGAGAAAGAGATGTGATCAAGCCTGCCCATTCAGAGCTGATTTCAAAGGAAATCCCTAATGCAAAACTGAAAATCTATAAAGATGCCACGCACATGATTCCATTTGAAAATGCCGATGAGCTTAATAAAGATATCATTGAATTTCTGAAGAAATAA
- a CDS encoding DUF1761 domain-containing protein, translating to MLPINFFAIITAALVPLIMGFIWYHPKVFGTAWMKIAGISEDKIKKSNMGLIFILSIFLSILIGMFLQFVTIHQFGALGMIGGDETLAKTSYTTFMNEYRMAFRSFGHGALHSFMTGIFFVFPLFGINAAFERKSWKYVLLNAGYWTITITIMGGIICGWYAVDGFNLTSPK from the coding sequence ATGTTGCCAATCAATTTTTTCGCAATTATTACTGCTGCGCTTGTTCCTCTGATAATGGGATTTATCTGGTATCATCCAAAAGTTTTCGGAACAGCTTGGATGAAGATTGCAGGGATCAGTGAAGATAAAATAAAGAAATCGAATATGGGTTTGATCTTTATTCTATCCATATTTCTGTCAATTCTTATCGGAATGTTTCTGCAGTTTGTAACCATTCATCAGTTTGGAGCTTTGGGCATGATCGGTGGTGATGAAACTCTTGCCAAAACTTCTTACACTACATTTATGAATGAATACAGAATGGCCTTCAGATCCTTTGGTCACGGTGCTTTGCATTCTTTTATGACAGGGATTTTCTTCGTTTTTCCGCTTTTCGGAATCAATGCTGCATTTGAAAGAAAATCATGGAAATATGTTTTGTTGAATGCCGGTTACTGGACGATTACAATTACCATCATGGGCGGAATTATCTGCGGCTGGTATGCTGTTGACGGATTTAATCTTACCTCTCCGAAATAA
- a CDS encoding NAD(P)/FAD-dependent oxidoreductase, translating into METREKIIIIGGGFAGLQLAKTLNNKNKKVIVLDRVNHHMFQPLFYQVACGRIEPSNISFPFRKIFQQSRNTQFRLTEVKEIIPSQNKVITDGAEFSYDKLIIATGCKTNFFGNKEMESRAFGMKNTQEAISIRNHVLMTFERLILEKSRSDDGDWNIVIVGSGPTGVELAGAFSEMKKEILPRDYPYMNFDNLKIILVSSTEKPLAVMSEEAQTQSEKYLKDLGVDFLSGEYVTDYDGDRVHMKSGKQIASNNVIWAAGVTGNIIDGFEQEKIIRNRYITDRFNKIKGFDNIYAIGDIAYMETPKYPQGHPQVANVAINQAKNLGKNLLKKNQSEWTEYEYDDKGSLATIGKHRAVVDLPFIKFQGFLAWYFWMFLHLMLILSVRNKLAVFFNWMWSYFNKDSSLRLIILSNKKNGTLQ; encoded by the coding sequence ATGGAAACAAGGGAGAAAATCATCATCATTGGAGGAGGTTTTGCCGGATTGCAATTGGCTAAAACACTGAACAACAAAAACAAAAAGGTCATCGTTCTCGACCGTGTAAACCATCACATGTTTCAGCCGCTCTTTTATCAGGTGGCGTGTGGGAGGATAGAACCTTCCAATATCTCGTTCCCTTTCCGTAAAATTTTTCAGCAGTCGAGAAATACCCAGTTCAGGCTGACTGAAGTGAAAGAAATTATTCCTTCTCAAAATAAAGTGATTACCGACGGAGCAGAATTCAGTTATGATAAACTGATTATTGCTACAGGCTGCAAAACCAATTTTTTCGGCAATAAAGAAATGGAGTCCAGAGCTTTTGGGATGAAAAATACGCAGGAAGCCATCAGCATCAGAAATCATGTTCTGATGACTTTTGAAAGATTAATTCTCGAAAAAAGCCGCAGCGACGATGGTGACTGGAACATCGTTATCGTAGGAAGCGGGCCCACCGGAGTTGAACTGGCAGGCGCTTTTTCTGAAATGAAAAAAGAGATTCTTCCCCGAGATTATCCTTACATGAATTTTGATAATCTTAAAATCATCCTCGTAAGTTCTACCGAAAAACCTTTGGCTGTGATGAGCGAGGAAGCTCAAACCCAATCTGAAAAATACCTCAAAGATCTCGGCGTAGATTTCCTGAGCGGCGAATACGTTACCGATTACGATGGCGACAGGGTTCACATGAAAAGTGGAAAACAGATTGCTTCCAATAACGTCATCTGGGCGGCCGGAGTTACCGGAAATATCATCGACGGATTTGAGCAGGAAAAAATCATCAGAAACAGATACATTACAGATAGATTCAATAAGATCAAAGGCTTTGATAATATTTATGCGATTGGTGATATTGCCTATATGGAAACGCCGAAATATCCGCAGGGGCATCCTCAGGTAGCGAATGTGGCAATCAATCAGGCAAAAAATTTAGGAAAAAATCTTCTGAAAAAAAATCAATCAGAATGGACTGAATATGAATACGATGACAAAGGTTCACTTGCGACAATTGGTAAGCACAGAGCTGTTGTAGATCTTCCGTTTATCAAATTTCAGGGTTTTCTTGCGTGGTATTTTTGGATGTTCCTTCACTTAATGCTAATTTTGAGCGTTAGAAATAAGCTTGCCGTCTTTTTTAACTGGATGTGGAGTTATTTTAACAAAGATTCGTCTCTAAGACTGATCATTTTATCCAATAAGAAAAACGGAACATTACAATGA